One Microbacterium sp. zg-B96 genomic region harbors:
- a CDS encoding PH domain-containing protein, translating into MTDQDTSPPPALVRSPLSDGEWHRVHPLTPLLRGGLALIVVVGVIVANLRDRLIALFVPGMGEDEAGEWDTGDAIDWVLANNLLVVALLILLAVILALVAGFYLSWRFHTFRITDDDVEVKSGIFFRTQRRAPLDRVQGVNLTRPMVARLLGMAKLEVVGAGTDSNVKLDYLTTTNAEEVRADILRLASGRRLGDAASARAGGSLSQTVSRGLTGLIEGDDQASSAPESVVHIPAGRLVASQIISPATVGLLLGVIAVIIGAVAGVPWLLLSFVPALIGFGAYWIRQIVRSLRYSIAPTPDGVRITFGLLTTVTEIVPPGRVHALEVSQSILWRGFGWWTIKMNRLTGRSAADTTTDQFTTVLPVGTYADVERVLHLLLPHIADGDLPALVRQGVDGPAEGDPFTTTPKRARIIRLLSWRRNGFVLTDDLLLLRRGAIWRKLAILPLARLQSVAIHQGPLDRLLRVAAVRGHIVTGPVYANVSAIDRDDALGVFDAVAAAAVRAAATDRSHRWAGEDDPDLQVPPMLRRVRPPDPERRDALPPTSERPEARPPDAVLPEDPR; encoded by the coding sequence ATGACCGACCAGGACACTTCCCCGCCGCCGGCACTCGTTCGTTCGCCGCTCAGTGACGGCGAATGGCACCGCGTGCACCCACTGACTCCGCTGCTGCGCGGCGGGCTCGCCCTTATCGTGGTGGTCGGTGTGATCGTGGCGAACCTCCGCGACCGGCTCATCGCGCTGTTCGTCCCCGGGATGGGGGAGGACGAGGCTGGGGAGTGGGACACCGGCGACGCCATCGACTGGGTGCTCGCCAACAACCTGCTGGTCGTGGCGCTGCTGATCCTGCTCGCGGTCATCCTCGCGCTCGTGGCCGGGTTCTACCTGTCCTGGCGGTTCCACACCTTCCGTATCACCGACGACGACGTCGAGGTGAAAAGCGGCATCTTCTTCCGCACCCAGCGGCGCGCGCCGCTGGACCGCGTGCAGGGCGTCAACCTCACCCGCCCGATGGTCGCGCGGCTGCTGGGGATGGCCAAGCTCGAGGTCGTCGGTGCCGGCACCGACTCCAACGTCAAACTCGACTACCTCACCACGACGAACGCCGAAGAGGTGCGCGCCGACATCCTGCGGCTGGCCTCCGGCCGGCGCCTGGGCGACGCGGCATCCGCCCGCGCCGGCGGCTCGCTGTCGCAGACGGTCAGCCGGGGGCTGACCGGACTCATCGAGGGCGATGACCAGGCATCCAGCGCCCCCGAATCGGTCGTGCACATCCCGGCCGGCCGCCTCGTGGCATCCCAGATCATCAGCCCCGCCACGGTGGGGCTGCTGCTCGGCGTGATCGCCGTCATCATCGGTGCCGTCGCCGGGGTGCCGTGGCTGCTGCTGAGCTTCGTGCCGGCGCTCATCGGTTTCGGCGCCTACTGGATCCGCCAGATCGTGCGGTCGCTGCGGTACTCGATCGCGCCGACCCCCGACGGCGTGCGCATCACCTTCGGCCTGCTGACCACCGTCACCGAGATCGTGCCGCCGGGCCGGGTACATGCGCTCGAGGTGAGCCAGTCGATCCTGTGGCGCGGCTTCGGCTGGTGGACCATCAAGATGAACCGGCTCACCGGGCGCAGCGCCGCGGACACCACGACGGACCAGTTCACCACCGTGCTGCCGGTGGGCACCTACGCCGACGTGGAGCGGGTGCTGCACCTGCTGCTGCCCCACATCGCCGACGGCGATCTGCCGGCGCTCGTGCGTCAGGGGGTCGACGGTCCGGCCGAGGGCGACCCGTTCACGACCACCCCGAAACGCGCCCGCATCATCCGGCTGCTGTCCTGGCGGCGCAACGGCTTCGTGCTGACCGACGACCTGCTGCTGCTGCGACGCGGCGCGATCTGGCGCAAGCTCGCCATCCTGCCGCTGGCGCGGCTGCAGAGCGTGGCGATCCATCAGGGACCGCTGGACCGGCTGCTGCGCGTCGCCGCGGTACGAGGCCACATCGTCACCGGACCCGTCTACGCGAACGTCTCCGCGATTGACCGCGACGACGCGCTGGGCGTGTTCGACGCCGTGGCCGCCGCCGCCGTGCGCGCGGCCGCGACCGACCGCTCGCACCGGTGGGCGGGGGAGGATGACCCGGACCTGCAGGTGCCGCCGATGCTGCGGCGGGTGCGGCCACCCGACCCGGAGCGGCGCGATGCGCTTCCGCCGACCTCCGAGCGGCCGGAGGCGCGGCCGCCGGATGCCGTGCTGCCGGAGGACCCGCGATGA
- a CDS encoding DUF2520 domain-containing protein, producing the protein MMRSSRLGVGVIGAGRVGPVIGAALAGAGHAVVGITGGSDPDRVEAILPGVPVLDATEVARRSELVVIAVPSAELPGLVQGLADVGAWQIGQLVLHTDPSYGFGVLAPAASKGAIPLALHPAITFTGTSIDVRQLVDAHAAVAAPAAVLPIAQALAVELGCEPVVIAEEDRAAYAEAIATATEFSRSIVAQSTALLAQAGVVNPGSYLATLVHSTIDQALTAAGRGAAEDGLSSLG; encoded by the coding sequence ATGATGCGCAGCTCGCGACTCGGGGTCGGGGTGATCGGCGCCGGCCGGGTGGGACCGGTGATCGGTGCGGCGCTGGCCGGCGCCGGACACGCGGTGGTGGGCATCACCGGCGGATCCGACCCCGATCGGGTCGAGGCGATCCTGCCCGGCGTGCCGGTGCTGGATGCCACCGAGGTCGCTCGCCGCAGCGAGCTCGTGGTCATCGCGGTTCCGTCGGCGGAGCTTCCCGGCCTGGTGCAGGGCCTCGCCGATGTCGGCGCGTGGCAGATCGGCCAGCTGGTGCTGCACACCGATCCCTCGTACGGCTTCGGGGTGCTCGCTCCGGCCGCGTCGAAGGGCGCGATCCCGCTCGCGCTGCATCCGGCCATCACCTTCACCGGCACCTCGATCGATGTGCGCCAGCTCGTCGACGCCCACGCCGCGGTGGCGGCGCCGGCGGCCGTGCTGCCGATCGCGCAGGCGCTGGCGGTGGAGCTCGGTTGCGAACCGGTCGTCATCGCCGAAGAGGATCGCGCCGCCTACGCCGAGGCGATCGCGACGGCCACCGAGTTCTCGCGGTCGATCGTGGCGCAGTCCACCGCCCTCCTCGCGCAGGCGGGCGTGGTCAATCCCGGCAGCTACTTGGCCACGCTCGTGCATTCCACGATCGATCAGGCCCTCACCGCCGCCGGCCGGGGCGCCGCGGAGGACGGGCTCAGCTCGCTGGGCTGA
- a CDS encoding serine hydrolase domain-containing protein produces the protein MTGHRTVGIRHAVPPAEAPAEWAAQAEAALADHLDADTIRRAPACIAAVSHRGRIIAVARQGQPRRDGVATGRRTVFRIASMSKSFLAATALSLRDEGLLDLHAPADRLVPGLAAARFDGAPAVTTLDALLSNRGGLAEDNPWGDDHLGDSREQMATLVAAGLTLSARPGTEYQYSNIGQSLVGRAIEAVTGRDVESVVRERILEPLGLTHTRPDAGDYPTGTDLAAGFRTFDDGATFTPEPYVGSGALACIGSLFSTVDDIATWMQFLGSAFGDDPAAPDVLGAASRREMQTARTLMPAGGSRFAGRDLDGAGYGYGLMIEHDRRFGRIVQHAGGLPGFSSHMRWHPATGIGVVVFGNSDAFGAGGVAGAMLGDVLGRIHAPSAVVRPWRQTIAAARRIDLLLRTGRPLSDAGALLARNVLRDVPEPVREQRLRAALAQVGPVRPDLAPLEQRVIGATDGSALRWSVPCERGALVCDVRMVGLPDPIVQAFTIAIAGPTGRKPEDETADVTDHHAVDLG, from the coding sequence ATGACCGGGCACCGCACCGTCGGCATCCGCCATGCCGTTCCGCCTGCCGAAGCGCCCGCTGAGTGGGCTGCGCAGGCCGAGGCCGCACTGGCCGATCACCTGGATGCCGACACGATCCGCAGGGCGCCGGCGTGCATCGCCGCCGTCTCCCACCGCGGCCGGATAATCGCCGTGGCCCGCCAAGGCCAGCCGCGACGGGACGGCGTCGCCACCGGTCGGCGCACCGTCTTTCGCATCGCGTCGATGTCCAAGAGCTTCCTGGCAGCCACCGCGCTGTCGCTGCGGGACGAGGGGCTGCTCGACCTGCATGCCCCGGCCGATCGCCTCGTGCCGGGCCTGGCCGCGGCGCGGTTCGACGGCGCGCCCGCGGTGACGACGCTCGACGCCCTGCTGTCCAACCGCGGCGGGCTCGCCGAAGACAACCCGTGGGGCGATGACCATCTGGGCGACTCGCGCGAGCAGATGGCCACCCTCGTGGCCGCCGGCCTGACGCTGTCGGCGCGGCCTGGTACCGAGTACCAGTACTCCAACATCGGCCAGTCGCTCGTCGGCCGCGCCATCGAGGCGGTGACCGGGCGCGACGTGGAGAGCGTCGTGCGCGAGCGCATCCTCGAACCGCTGGGCCTGACCCACACGCGCCCCGACGCCGGGGACTATCCCACCGGCACCGACCTGGCCGCGGGCTTCCGGACGTTCGACGACGGCGCCACGTTCACCCCGGAGCCCTATGTCGGCTCGGGCGCGCTGGCGTGCATCGGCAGCCTGTTCAGCACCGTCGACGACATCGCGACGTGGATGCAGTTCCTCGGCTCGGCGTTCGGGGACGACCCCGCCGCGCCCGATGTGCTCGGCGCCGCGTCCCGCCGCGAGATGCAGACGGCCCGCACCCTGATGCCCGCCGGCGGCAGCAGGTTCGCCGGCCGCGACCTCGACGGGGCCGGCTACGGGTACGGGCTCATGATCGAGCACGACCGGCGCTTCGGCCGCATCGTGCAGCACGCCGGGGGGCTTCCCGGCTTCTCTTCGCACATGCGGTGGCACCCGGCCACCGGCATCGGGGTCGTCGTGTTCGGCAACAGCGACGCGTTCGGTGCGGGCGGTGTCGCCGGCGCCATGCTCGGCGACGTGCTGGGCCGCATCCACGCGCCGTCGGCCGTCGTGCGGCCCTGGCGGCAGACCATCGCCGCCGCCCGCCGCATCGACCTGCTGCTGCGCACCGGCCGGCCGCTGTCGGATGCCGGAGCGCTCCTGGCCCGCAACGTGCTGCGGGACGTCCCCGAGCCGGTGCGCGAGCAGCGCCTGCGTGCGGCGTTGGCCCAGGTCGGACCGGTGCGCCCCGACCTGGCGCCGCTCGAGCAGCGGGTGATCGGGGCGACCGACGGCTCCGCGCTGCGCTGGAGCGTGCCGTGCGAGCGCGGCGCCTTGGTCTGCGATGTGCGCATGGTGGGCTTGCCCGACCCGATCGTGCAGGCGTTCACGATCGCCATCGCCGGCCCGACCGGCCGCAAACCCGAGGACGAGACGGCGGATGTGACCGACCACCACGCCGTGGACCTCGGGTGA
- a CDS encoding membrane dipeptidase, whose translation MIPVIDGHNDLPWASREHCGYDTSGLRGAVPQLHTDLPRLAAGGVAGQFWSVWVDPVLTGAEQVTATLEQIDFVHRLVGDHPGRLAFARTAADVRAAMAAERLACLIGVEGGAQLNGSLAVLRQYARLGARYLTLTWSLTTDWADSATDVARHGGLSEFGREVVRELNRIGVLVDLAHVAPSTMRDALQVSIRPVIVSHSAALALCDHPRNVPDDVLAAIGAGGGVVMVAFVPSFVSQARRDWVLAGQQGPAPEVGISQVADHIEHVRAVAGVHAVGLGADYDGTDAMPTGLHDVSTYQDLLAELRRRGWSQGELEALAHGNVLRVLAASDVDHLAFLAGRAAPPSAAALTCAVDTAARAAARPRVLAVQNDDSSGPRRLRRWLEEEGIAVELVRGADGLPGDIAGYDGLLLLGGGLMPDEDDQAPWLAQERQLARQAIDADLPTLGVCLGGQLLAHVAGGEVRASFGPKERGATAITTSAAGRADPVMQALGAGAPMIENHQDMITALPPDAVLLASSDAVAHQAFRLGRHVRGVQFHPEVCADDLQNWQEPTTPAPGDRPVAELVDAARAVDEHNTRVSRALTGAFAAEVRAAADARLATTAVAADDCAAVGAPLS comes from the coding sequence ATGATCCCTGTCATCGACGGGCACAATGACCTCCCCTGGGCCAGCCGCGAACACTGCGGCTATGACACCAGCGGGCTGCGCGGTGCTGTGCCGCAGCTGCACACCGACCTGCCGCGGCTGGCTGCCGGCGGCGTGGCGGGGCAGTTCTGGTCGGTGTGGGTGGACCCCGTGCTGACGGGCGCCGAGCAGGTCACCGCGACCCTGGAACAGATCGACTTCGTACACCGGCTGGTCGGCGATCACCCCGGCCGGCTCGCGTTCGCCCGAACCGCCGCCGACGTGCGCGCCGCGATGGCGGCGGAACGGTTGGCCTGCCTCATCGGCGTCGAGGGTGGTGCGCAGCTGAACGGCTCGCTCGCGGTGCTGCGCCAGTACGCCCGGCTGGGGGCGCGCTACCTCACTCTCACGTGGTCGCTGACGACGGACTGGGCTGACTCCGCCACCGACGTCGCGCGCCACGGCGGGCTGAGCGAGTTCGGGCGCGAGGTCGTACGCGAACTGAACCGCATCGGCGTGCTGGTGGACCTCGCGCACGTGGCGCCGAGCACGATGCGCGACGCGCTGCAGGTGAGCATCCGCCCCGTGATCGTCAGCCACTCGGCAGCGCTTGCGCTGTGCGATCACCCTCGCAACGTGCCCGACGACGTGCTGGCCGCGATCGGCGCCGGCGGCGGCGTGGTCATGGTGGCCTTCGTCCCCTCGTTCGTGTCCCAGGCGCGTCGCGATTGGGTGCTCGCCGGCCAGCAGGGTCCCGCGCCCGAGGTGGGCATCTCGCAGGTCGCCGACCACATCGAGCACGTCCGCGCCGTCGCGGGAGTGCACGCGGTCGGTCTCGGTGCCGACTACGACGGAACGGATGCCATGCCCACCGGGCTCCACGACGTGTCGACGTACCAGGATCTGCTGGCCGAACTGCGCCGCCGCGGCTGGTCGCAGGGCGAGCTGGAGGCCCTCGCCCACGGCAACGTGCTGCGCGTGCTGGCGGCGTCGGATGTCGATCACCTCGCGTTCCTCGCCGGCCGCGCCGCACCCCCGTCAGCTGCGGCGCTGACCTGCGCCGTCGACACCGCGGCGCGTGCCGCGGCGCGCCCCCGCGTGCTGGCGGTGCAGAACGACGATTCCTCCGGTCCGCGGCGTCTCCGCCGGTGGCTCGAGGAGGAGGGCATCGCCGTCGAGCTGGTGCGCGGTGCCGACGGCCTGCCCGGTGACATCGCCGGCTACGACGGACTGCTGCTGCTGGGCGGCGGACTCATGCCCGACGAGGACGACCAGGCGCCCTGGCTCGCGCAGGAGCGGCAGCTCGCGCGGCAGGCCATCGATGCCGACCTGCCGACCCTCGGCGTGTGCCTGGGCGGACAGCTGCTGGCACACGTCGCCGGCGGCGAAGTGCGCGCGTCGTTCGGGCCGAAGGAGCGCGGCGCGACCGCGATCACCACCTCCGCGGCGGGCCGGGCGGACCCGGTCATGCAAGCCCTCGGCGCCGGGGCACCGATGATCGAGAACCATCAGGACATGATCACGGCACTGCCGCCGGACGCCGTCCTGCTCGCATCCAGCGACGCCGTCGCGCACCAGGCGTTCCGGCTCGGCCGGCACGTGCGGGGGGTGCAGTTCCACCCCGAGGTGTGCGCCGACGACCTGCAGAACTGGCAGGAGCCGACCACGCCGGCGCCAGGGGATCGGCCGGTGGCGGAGCTGGTGGATGCCGCGCGCGCCGTCGACGAACACAACACGCGGGTCAGTCGCGCGCTCACGGGCGCGTTCGCCGCCGAGGTGCGTGCCGCCGCCGATGCCCGCCTGGCCACCACCGCGGTCGCAGCCGACGACTGCGCAGCGGTCGGGGCACCCCTCTCATGA
- a CDS encoding aminodeoxychorismate lyase: MDPLVLYVLDLAADEDPARFLQRVDPRGALLTATDLSAARGDGIFETIVVIRGVPQALEEHLDRFQRSARLLDLPAPSRELWRHAVLTAADDLSGRHPRAAVKIVLSRGDEAGDGVPTGWALGFASLAPAAAPAALDVVLLDRGYRHDVAETSPWLLQGAKTLSYAINMAALREAARRGAQDVVFVSSDGFVLEGPTSTLVARIDGEYVTPPAELGVLPGTTQADVFAGLRAWGEHVSTRPLMVPDLLRADAAWLCSSVRGAAAVRSIDGAPCPVDDVTTARLRNHLDARRA; the protein is encoded by the coding sequence ATGGACCCGCTCGTCCTCTACGTCCTCGACCTCGCCGCCGACGAGGATCCCGCCCGGTTCCTGCAGCGCGTCGATCCGCGCGGGGCATTGCTCACCGCGACCGACCTCAGCGCCGCCCGCGGTGACGGGATCTTCGAGACGATCGTCGTGATCCGCGGCGTGCCGCAGGCCCTCGAGGAGCATCTCGACCGCTTCCAGCGGTCGGCGCGGCTGCTGGACCTGCCCGCGCCGAGCCGGGAGCTGTGGCGCCACGCCGTGCTGACCGCCGCGGACGATCTGAGCGGGCGGCACCCGCGCGCCGCGGTGAAGATCGTGCTGTCGCGCGGCGACGAAGCGGGCGACGGGGTACCCACCGGCTGGGCGCTCGGCTTCGCCTCCCTCGCGCCGGCCGCAGCCCCCGCCGCGCTGGATGTCGTGCTGCTGGACCGCGGCTACCGCCACGACGTCGCCGAAACATCGCCCTGGCTGCTGCAGGGCGCCAAGACGCTCTCGTACGCGATCAACATGGCAGCGCTGCGGGAAGCCGCCCGCCGCGGCGCGCAGGACGTCGTCTTCGTCAGCAGCGACGGGTTCGTTCTGGAGGGGCCGACCTCGACCCTGGTCGCGCGGATCGACGGCGAGTACGTCACCCCGCCGGCCGAACTGGGCGTCCTGCCCGGAACGACGCAGGCGGACGTGTTCGCGGGTCTCCGAGCCTGGGGCGAGCACGTGTCGACGCGACCGCTGATGGTTCCCGACCTGCTGCGCGCCGACGCGGCGTGGCTGTGCTCGAGTGTGCGAGGCGCCGCGGCGGTACGGTCGATCGACGGGGCGCCGTGTCCGGTCGACGACGTGACGACGGCGCGGCTGCGCAATCACCTGGACGCGCGGAGGGCGTGA
- the menC gene encoding o-succinylbenzoate synthase produces the protein MRIDRLRLFQVGLPLVHGFETSSHRKTGLDHLLVEATDADGTVGWGEIASPADPFYGSETTETAWTIAVRYLVPAVLGSAWDTPAELEQVWAKIRGHEFAKAGFSIAAWDLHARASGQPLATALGGTRQSVAAGVSLGIEPGLDALLAQVDRQLAAGYGRVKLKIAPGWDVAPVRTVRAAYPDLDLHVDANGAYPDTAESVAVFRGLDSERLTMIEQPFAPRDFVAHARLQAQLATPLCLDESVVDLGDLRTMLALDAGRVLNIKVSRMGGLTLARRAHDVALNAGIPVWCGGMHEFGVGRAANVALSSLPGFTLPSDVSGSDKYYARDVIVPPVVARDGRVDVPRTPGLGHAVDTDWILENTSRHFDTAAIAA, from the coding sequence GTGAGGATCGACCGATTGCGCCTGTTCCAAGTCGGCCTGCCGCTCGTGCACGGGTTCGAGACGAGCTCGCACCGCAAGACCGGGCTGGACCACCTGCTGGTGGAAGCCACCGATGCCGACGGGACCGTCGGCTGGGGCGAGATCGCGTCGCCGGCCGATCCGTTCTACGGGTCGGAGACCACCGAGACGGCCTGGACCATCGCGGTGCGCTACCTCGTCCCCGCAGTCTTGGGCTCCGCGTGGGACACCCCGGCCGAACTCGAGCAGGTGTGGGCGAAGATCCGCGGCCACGAGTTCGCGAAGGCGGGTTTCTCCATCGCCGCCTGGGACCTGCATGCCCGCGCGAGCGGCCAGCCGCTGGCCACGGCGCTGGGCGGCACCCGCCAGTCGGTCGCGGCGGGGGTCTCGCTCGGGATCGAGCCGGGACTGGACGCGCTGCTCGCGCAGGTGGACCGCCAGCTCGCCGCCGGCTACGGCCGGGTCAAGCTGAAGATCGCGCCCGGCTGGGACGTGGCACCGGTGCGAACGGTGCGCGCGGCCTATCCCGACCTCGATCTGCACGTGGATGCCAATGGGGCCTATCCCGACACCGCCGAATCCGTGGCGGTGTTCCGCGGCCTGGACAGCGAACGGCTGACCATGATCGAGCAGCCCTTCGCGCCGCGGGACTTCGTCGCGCACGCACGACTGCAGGCGCAGCTGGCCACCCCGCTGTGCCTCGATGAGTCGGTGGTCGACCTGGGGGACCTGCGCACGATGCTCGCCCTCGATGCCGGGCGGGTGCTCAACATCAAGGTCTCCCGCATGGGCGGCCTCACCCTCGCCCGCCGCGCGCACGATGTCGCACTGAACGCCGGGATTCCGGTGTGGTGCGGCGGGATGCACGAGTTCGGCGTGGGCCGCGCCGCCAACGTCGCCCTGTCGTCGCTGCCGGGGTTCACGCTGCCCTCCGATGTGTCGGGGTCGGACAAGTACTACGCGCGCGACGTCATCGTGCCGCCCGTCGTCGCGCGAGACGGCAGGGTTGATGTCCCCCGCACCCCGGGGCTTGGCCATGCTGTCGACACCGACTGGATCCTCGAGAACACCTCACGCCACTTCGACACCGCGGCCATCGCCGCCTGA
- a CDS encoding SIS domain-containing protein: protein MTTEPDDVDDVDDSELDRSLDSPGARYGERFRTNISAESLQARVIEAEARSLARTFEELSRTGEVAHAAALILGARRRYITGRGKTAAYAELLNADLSTTLSNVFLVDGRALSPLTVLTDVRASDVLVAFTMRRYREETVRFGQLFHEAGGQLILITDSENAPLTGVAAAVIRVHTHSASFADSPTAVAAVCHLLSTLTTASAKGARRRLAGRDRFAADLGLYHPEQNKETDA from the coding sequence ATGACGACCGAACCGGACGACGTGGACGACGTCGACGACAGCGAACTGGACCGCTCGCTGGATTCCCCCGGCGCACGCTACGGCGAGCGCTTCCGCACCAACATCTCGGCCGAGTCGCTGCAGGCGCGCGTCATCGAGGCTGAGGCCCGATCGCTGGCGCGCACGTTCGAGGAGCTCAGCCGCACCGGCGAGGTCGCGCACGCGGCGGCGTTGATTCTGGGCGCACGCCGGCGCTACATCACCGGCCGCGGCAAGACGGCGGCCTACGCAGAGCTGCTCAATGCCGACCTGTCGACCACCCTCTCCAACGTGTTCCTGGTGGACGGCCGTGCCCTGTCTCCCCTGACCGTCCTCACCGACGTGCGGGCATCCGATGTGCTGGTGGCGTTCACCATGCGCCGCTACCGCGAAGAGACGGTGCGGTTCGGGCAGCTCTTCCATGAGGCAGGCGGACAGCTCATCCTGATCACCGACAGCGAGAACGCGCCGCTGACCGGCGTGGCAGCGGCGGTGATCCGCGTGCACACGCATTCGGCCTCGTTCGCCGACTCCCCCACCGCGGTGGCCGCGGTGTGCCATCTGCTCAGCACGCTGACCACCGCCAGCGCGAAGGGTGCCAGACGACGCCTGGCCGGCAGGGACCGGTTCGCCGCCGACCTCGGGCTCTACCATCCGGAGCAGAACAAGGAGACCGACGCGTGA
- a CDS encoding M20/M25/M40 family metallo-hydrolase, with amino-acid sequence MSDAISEQATVLERLEQLVRLESPSRDIAASEAIADLLRQWWEALGARVRLVRTDAGLTLVADLDGAGAPILLVGHSDTVWPRGTLQADLPWAVDGDIVRGPGAYDMKSGLVVMLAAVQRLAGRAHRAVRVVVVCDEEIGSPTTQALVREAAQGAAAAIGFESPHPDGALKVGRRGSTRLRLSVRGRAAHAALDPAAGVSAIDELVDQLLAVRRIASDPQLPSEVLCNVGVIRGGTAANVVSAEADAEIGLRFIDPVTEEKVLAQLGRLAPVRAGASVECALLSHRPAWLASDADASLLAAIAGAGATRGQQVDGRSAAGAGDTNQVAGFGIPTVDGFGPRGGGAHALSEHLSLTSLSERIALLEAVLLAGVSATDHP; translated from the coding sequence ATGAGCGACGCCATCTCCGAACAGGCGACCGTCCTGGAGCGGCTGGAGCAGCTGGTGCGCCTCGAGTCGCCGTCGCGGGACATCGCCGCGAGCGAGGCGATCGCCGACCTGTTGCGCCAGTGGTGGGAGGCTCTCGGCGCCCGCGTGCGGCTCGTGCGCACGGATGCCGGGCTCACCCTGGTCGCCGATCTCGACGGCGCGGGCGCCCCGATTCTGCTGGTCGGCCACTCCGACACGGTGTGGCCCCGCGGCACCCTGCAGGCCGACCTGCCGTGGGCGGTCGACGGCGACATCGTGCGGGGTCCGGGTGCATACGACATGAAGAGCGGCCTGGTCGTGATGCTCGCGGCGGTGCAGCGCCTCGCCGGCCGGGCGCACCGCGCGGTGCGGGTCGTGGTGGTGTGCGACGAGGAGATCGGCTCTCCCACCACGCAGGCGCTGGTGCGCGAGGCCGCGCAGGGCGCCGCCGCCGCGATCGGGTTCGAATCCCCCCACCCGGACGGCGCCCTGAAGGTGGGGCGGCGCGGCAGCACGCGGCTGCGGCTGTCGGTGCGCGGGCGCGCCGCACACGCCGCCCTCGACCCGGCCGCCGGCGTGTCGGCGATCGACGAGCTGGTCGATCAGCTGCTCGCGGTACGCCGGATCGCGTCGGACCCGCAGCTGCCCAGCGAGGTGTTGTGCAACGTCGGCGTCATCCGCGGCGGCACCGCGGCGAACGTGGTGTCGGCCGAGGCGGATGCCGAGATCGGACTGCGCTTCATCGATCCGGTCACAGAGGAGAAGGTGCTGGCGCAGCTGGGTCGGCTCGCACCGGTCCGCGCCGGTGCGTCGGTGGAGTGCGCCCTGCTCAGCCACCGCCCCGCCTGGCTGGCATCCGACGCCGACGCCTCGCTGCTGGCTGCCATCGCGGGCGCCGGCGCGACGCGGGGCCAGCAGGTCGACGGCCGGTCGGCGGCCGGCGCGGGCGACACGAACCAGGTGGCGGGCTTCGGCATCCCCACCGTCGACGGGTTCGGTCCGCGTGGCGGCGGCGCGCACGCGCTCTCGGAACACCTGTCACTGACATCGCTGTCCGAACGCATCGCCCTGCTGGAGGCGGTGCTGCTGGCTGGAGTGAGTGCGACCGATCATCCGTAA